A section of the Harmonia axyridis chromosome 2, icHarAxyr1.1, whole genome shotgun sequence genome encodes:
- the LOC123671967 gene encoding leucine-rich repeat-containing G-protein coupled receptor 6-like isoform X1 yields MDFYHVNLVILVLSCQRISASPNENSINLAAEKTNAEEISWSGKQLNDIPKGNTTIKRLDLAYNNILLLNSNIFQNRSYRDLTILDMHENRLNYISPLAFKGMKKLESIDLSFNNLKDIDTYTFEQSRKLEKIDFTSNSIKLTKSKVFLVSPSLKTLVLAKNDIDQLYELSFVGLKHLTHLILDENILNKIHPSCFKPLIDIQFLSLSNTGVMHLGVSMFTQIPRVINIEATPLANRFIPPLTRIKKDQVTNLLRAEDFERQNI; encoded by the exons ATGGATTTTTATCACGTGAATTTGGTGATTCTGGTACTCAGTTGTCAAAG GATATCAGCTTCACCGAATGAAAACTCAATAAATCTAGCTGCAGAGAAAACGAATGCTGAAGAAATAAGCTGGAGTGGAAAACAACTCAATGATATTCCTAAAGGAAATACTACAATTAAACGACTGGACTTGGCTTACAACAATATTCTGCTTCTTAACTCCAATATCTTTCAGAACAGATCATATAGAGATTTAACAATCTTAGACATGCACGAAAATCGATTGAATTATATCAGCCCTTTGGCCTTCAAAGGAATGAAGAAACTAGAGAGCATTGATTTATCTTTCAACAATCTAAAGGATATAGATACATACACGTTTGAGCAGAGCAGAAAACTGGAAAAAATAGATTTTACTTCTAACAGCATAAAGCTAACGAAATCGAAGGTTTTTTTGGTTTCTCCTTCTCTAAAAACATTAGTTCTGGCAAAAAATGACATAGACCAACTATACGAACTATCATTTGTCGGGTTGAAGCATTTAACACATTTGATTCTGGACGAAAACATTCTGAACAAGATACATCCAAGCTGTTTCAAACCTCTTATTGACATTCAGTTTCTGTCATTATCAAATACCGGTGTGATGCACTTGGGCGTTTCTATGTTTACACAGATACCAAGGGTTATAAATATTGAAGCAACCCCTTTGGCAAACAGATTCATCCCTCCATTGACGAGGATAAAAAAGGATCAGGTGACGAATTTGCTCAGAGCTGAAGACTTCGAAAG ACAAAACATTTGA
- the LOC123671967 gene encoding leucine-rich repeat-containing G-protein coupled receptor 6-like isoform X2, which yields MDFYHVNLVILVLSCQRISASPNENSINLAAEKTNAEEISWSGKQLNDIPKGNTTIKRLDLAYNNILLLNSNIFQNRSYRDLTILDMHENRLNYISPLAFKGMKKLESIDLSFNNLKDIDTYTFEQSRKLEKIDFTSNSIKLTKSKVFLVSPSLKTLVLAKNDIDQLYELSFVGLKHLTHLILDENILNKIHPSCFKPLIDIQFLSLSNTGVMHLGVSMFTQIPRVINIEATPLANRFIPPLTRIKKDQVTNLLRAEDFER from the exons ATGGATTTTTATCACGTGAATTTGGTGATTCTGGTACTCAGTTGTCAAAG GATATCAGCTTCACCGAATGAAAACTCAATAAATCTAGCTGCAGAGAAAACGAATGCTGAAGAAATAAGCTGGAGTGGAAAACAACTCAATGATATTCCTAAAGGAAATACTACAATTAAACGACTGGACTTGGCTTACAACAATATTCTGCTTCTTAACTCCAATATCTTTCAGAACAGATCATATAGAGATTTAACAATCTTAGACATGCACGAAAATCGATTGAATTATATCAGCCCTTTGGCCTTCAAAGGAATGAAGAAACTAGAGAGCATTGATTTATCTTTCAACAATCTAAAGGATATAGATACATACACGTTTGAGCAGAGCAGAAAACTGGAAAAAATAGATTTTACTTCTAACAGCATAAAGCTAACGAAATCGAAGGTTTTTTTGGTTTCTCCTTCTCTAAAAACATTAGTTCTGGCAAAAAATGACATAGACCAACTATACGAACTATCATTTGTCGGGTTGAAGCATTTAACACATTTGATTCTGGACGAAAACATTCTGAACAAGATACATCCAAGCTGTTTCAAACCTCTTATTGACATTCAGTTTCTGTCATTATCAAATACCGGTGTGATGCACTTGGGCGTTTCTATGTTTACACAGATACCAAGGGTTATAAATATTGAAGCAACCCCTTTGGCAAACAGATTCATCCCTCCATTGACGAGGATAAAAAAGGATCAGGTGACGAATTTGCTCAGAGCTGAAGACTTCGAAAGGTGA